The Mucilaginibacter rubeus genomic interval TTTAGCAAACTGAAGTACTTTTTAAAATCAACCATCCCCTCTCCCAACGGCACACTTTTTACCTGCCATTTGTCGCCCTTCTTTTCCCAGTAAAAATCTTTTACATTAACGGTTTTGGAATAAGCTTTTAATAGGTCAAGCGTTACCGGCCAGGTGTCGGCGCCCTCGGTGGTCGCATGCCGTACATCGTACTGGCAACCGATATTTTTAGGATCAAGTCCTTCAAGGCTCAGCCACAAATCCCATTGAGACGCCCCAAACAAATCGCCGGAGTGATTTTGATAGCCACCGTGCATACCATATTTCTTGTTAAGATTGGCAAGACTGGCCAGCTGTTTATTGATAGCTTTGATGTTGGCTTGTATACTTATAGTCTTATCATAGTTAAACCAGGCCGTGCGGTAATATTTTATCCCAAGTGCCGAAGCTGTTTTCAGGATAAGTTCTGTATCCTTTTCATCTGGGGTTTTAATATTGGTTACTATGGTATATACCTTAAGTCCGGCTTTTTCAATAGCCTCAACCGCTTTGGGCAAATCATCGGCCACACGCTCTGGTAATACGTGACCGTCGGGCCTTACGGTAAGGTCGATACCATCAAAGCCGAGTTGGGCTGTTAAAGCAGCCATATCAGTATAATTAAGCCAGTGCATATGCTTTGAAAATATGCTCAGCTTTATTTTTTCGTCGGGCGATGGATTGCCTGCAAACTCCCCTGGATAAGGAGTTGCCTCTTTAGCTAAGGCGCTTAATCCAAAAGGTAAACCGGCAGCGGCCAACGCGGCTGAAGCAATGAATTTTTTGCGGCTAATATTTTCCATGAGGTATAAAATTGGTAATGCAATATGTAGATTTTTGCTGTTATTATTCCTGATTTTTACTCACCTTTATCCAAACCTATTTTATCATGATACTTTTCTGGTATAGTGTAATACTGTTTGTAACAACCTTAGGTTTAAACTTTTATCTATTATGGGGTTTTAGTCAAATTAAACAGGTAAGCCAGCAGCCGCTGATGGATAATCCGCCGTCCCTTTCCATCATTATACCGGTGCGTAACGAGGAAGAAGATCTTGAAAAAGCGTTGCAGAGTGTTTGCCACATCAACTACCCCAACCACAGAATTATTGTAATTAATGACCGCTCAACCGACCGGACTGCCGAAATCCTGGAAAGCTTTGCCTCACACTATCCACAATTACAGGTTACTACCATCAGTACTTTACCCGAGGGCTGGCTTGGTAAAAACAATGCTCTATACCAGGGGTACCTTAGCAATACAGACGAATGGATGCTTTTTGCCGATGCCGATATTGTTTTTCATCCTGATGCTATCAACAAAGCGGTTGGTTACGCGGTTAAGCAACAACTTGATCATTTAACCATATTACCCGAAGTGGTATCGCGCTCCTCGATTTTAAACAGTGTATTGGCAACCTTCGGCATTATGCTCATGATTGATATGAAACCCTGGGAAGCTAAAAATCCAAAATCAAAAGCGTCATCGGGTATAGGCGCATTTAATTTGGTCAGGCGTACAGCTTACGAAAAATTTGGCACTCATCAGCGCATTAAGCTCCGCCCGGATGACGACCTGCAGCTTGGCCGGATCATGAAGCACGATGGTTTCCGTCAGGATGTTTTGGCCGGCCTTGGATATGTTTGCCTTGAATGGTACAAAAACCTTGGCGAGTTTGGCCGCGGTGTACAGAAAAACTCGTTTGCCGTAGCCAACTATAGCCTGGCACAAGCCATTTTTAACGTGATCAATATGTTGTTGTCGGTAGCCTTGCCAATGCCTTTGATGTTCATTTTTGGCGATACAACAATCCGTATCATGGCCGGTATCATGCTACTGTTTCATATGATTTACATGATGATGGTACCGCCCAACAAGTGGTGGTACGCATTTATGATCCCCTTTTCGGGTTTCTTTTTAGCCTGGCATTTTTTAAAAGCATCAATACTGACCGTTGCCCGGGGCGGCATTTACTGGCGGGATAGTTTTTACTCGCTGAAGGTGTTGAAGGGGGAAGAGTAGGATGCGGCAGTACAATTTTTACACTTATATATTAACTAACTATACCAAAAGAGTGTTGTATACCGGCGTAACCAACGACCTTGAACGTCGTCTACAGGAACATTATTACGGTATTGACCAAGTGGATAGTTTTACCGCTAAGTATAAATGCTACCACTTAGTTTGGTATGAAAGGCATCAATATATTAATCACGCAATTGAACGCGAAAAAGAAATAAAAGGATGGGTTAGAACGAAGAAGATAGCGTTAATAGAACAAGAAAATCCTAATTGGCATTTTTTGAATAAAGATATAATGGAGTGGCCACCAAAACTTAATGAATAAAGTTTGTCATCCTGAGCGATAGCGAAGGATCTTCTGCGATAGGCAGGGCCGCTTTACAGGGCGAAGAAGATGCTTCGTACCTCAGCATGACAAAAGCTTTTTTTACTTGTCATCCTGAGCGATAGCGAAGGGTCTTCTGCGATAGGCAGAGCAACTTTACAGGGCGAAGAAGATGCTTCGTACCTCAGCATGACAAAAGCTTTTTTTACTTGTCATCCTGAGCGACAGCGAAGGATCTTCTTCAACATACAGGGCCGCTTTACAGGGCGAAGAAGATGCTTCGTACCTCAGCATGACAAAATACCCTTTTAACTTGTCATCCTGAGCGACAGCGAAGGATCTTCTTCAACATACAGGGCCGCTTTACAGGGCGAAGAAGATGCCTCGTACCTCAGCATAACAAAATACCCTTTTAACTTGTCATCCTGAGCGACAGCGAAGGATCTTCTTCAACATACAGGGCCGCTTTACAGGGCGAAGAAGATGCCTCGTACCTCAGCATAACAAAGTGCTTTTCCTTAATCAAACCCTAAATATTCTTTCTGGTGTACTTCAACCGAGCCGGATACATTATCGTGATTGAGGAACATCACGATATGAAAAAAGTCGTTATCAAAAATGTAGATATCGTTTTTGGCATCTGCTCCCTGAAGACGCATTTTGAGCCCCATGTGCTTGGCCTGCCCTATCAGGTTAATAATATGTTGCGAGGTGGACGTAGTATAAGTAACCGTGCGCAACACCGCACCGCTGCTGAGTTTACTGCCAACACCTATTACCACAGTTTCTTCCTTATTATCAGGCCCTATTTTGTTCAGGTGTTCAATGCTGTTGCCGTCAACATCCTGGATATATTGACGTTTGAATTTTTTGCCGAGGGTAAGATAGTTATGCGCTTCGGCGTTGGAAAGGTTGGAGATATTTGCCAAATCATTAACGGTTACACTTTGGGCAAACAAACCCGCACCACAAAACAACAATAAGGCAACTAACAGGATTCTCTTCATTTTTAACTTACCAAATATACTTTTTACTATTTAAAATAATCGCCCGGATGATAGGTGTGTTGAGCGTGTTTTAAAACATCCTTTTTATAAAACAGCACATCCTTAAACTTACCATCTATTATGCCCTGCTCCTGATCGGTAAAATTTTTTGACGCCGGATCGAAGGAACTGCCACCATTCACAATACTTTTTGCCCTTAACCGTGTACCAAATTCTACAACAGCGATAAAACTATTACCCGAATATCCATAACGTTTATTGGTATTCATGGTGCGACTTTGGAACGACGGCAGCTGTCCGAAGCCAGATCCGGTTAAACCAACGGGGATACTGGGCTTGTTATCATCAAAGGTAATGCCATCGTCCGGTCGTTGGTAGCAGTTCATATTCCCCCACTCTACTTTCCAGGTATCAAAACGGCTTTGCAGATTTTTGACAACATCATTCAACAAAGCCAATTGCTGTGCAGGGGGCATCGTTTTAATCAGCGTTTGAAAACGCCTCACAATAAACGTACCCTCCTGATCGGTTTGAGGCGGAGGCAGGGCTTTCATCATCAAGGTGCCCCATTCAATAGCAAGTGAGCTGGCTACGGACTGAATGGCAGTATTCCTGTCCCATTCCTGCAAGACCTTTATCGGCTCGGCAAGCGATTGTTTCACCGAATCCGGAGCTGCATCATAGGCTTTAAACAGTGACGGCAGCAAGTCATCAAATGCGGCAAGATAATGATCGTAACCTTTGGCTATCAGGTCATCAAGCGTAAGGCTCTTTGCATCTTTTAAGATTTTAATAGCCGTTATCGCCCTATAGTTTTCTCCATCCGGCCCCATGTAAACAGGATATTTATTTTTATCCGGGCTTGACGGGCCAGATCCGGTAAACGGCGACGAATTACAGTTCTGGATCCAACCGGTAGCAGGGTTAGCGTTAGTAATAATCTCACTCAGTTTGTGAACTCCTTGCCATTCAGTCGCAGATATGCTGCCATCAACCGGTAAACTCCAATCATATTTGGGGTTGCGCTTAGGAATATAGTTTCCGTACCAAAAAATGATGTTTCCCTTATCGTCGGCATAAACGGTGCTATTAGTGGCGTTTGATAGCAGGTTCATCGCTTTTTTATACTCGGCGAGGCTATTGGCTTTAGTTATCAGCCACGACTCTACCAGCGCGTTGTATGAGCGATTATTAGCTTTAAGCGCCAGCCATTTACCGTTCCTTGCACCCAATACCGGACCATGATGCGTATAATAGCCAGTAATGGTTCGATGCTCAATCTGGTTTCCATTCTTTATATTAAGCAATAGCTCCCGGGGAACCACCGGCCTTAGCTTGCCATCATATTCATAATACCATTTTCCATCCTTCTTGCTCACCTTTTCGGCATACAGATCGGCTACATCGGCATAGGCACTGGTATGCATCCAGCCACAATGCTGATTAAAACCCTGGTAAATAAAAAACTGTCCCCAGGTAACCGCGCCATAAGCATTAAGCCCTTCGTTGCTCACCAATTCAACCTCGCTACGGAAATAAAACGGGACATGCGGATTAATGTACAACAAAGCATGACCGGATGCCGATCTGGATGGCGCTATAGCAAAACCGTTTGACCCTGTTTCGCGCTCATTTACCATATTGTAAATATTGTTTTCAGGTTTACCAGTCAGCATGCCCAATTTTTCGGGCCCTATGCTATAAAAATCTTTTGTTTCGCTTAGCTTAAGTCCGCCGGTTTCTGTTGCGGCAACACTGCCATCAGTAAACATTAACGCATACCATGGCTCAAAATGCTTAAATACCTGCGGTTTTACTTCGGGATGCTTGTACAGGTAATAGTTAACGCCATCGGCAAAAGCATCCAATAACTTCCTGAACCAGGGGGCGCTGGTTTTATAATCCTTAATAGCGTCTGCGCTATCGGCAATTAATTGCAGTTGTACATCGGTGTACAAATTGGCCTCACCATCAACTTCGGCCTGTTTGCCCATCTGGTAAAGGTAATTGCGTTCAATACCTTTAAAATTATCTTCACACTGGGCGTACATCAATCCAAAAACAGCAGCGGCATCTGTTTTTCCATAAATGTGAGGAACTCCCCAGTTATCACGAATGATAGTTACCGACTTTGCTAATGTTTCCGCCCGTTTTATTTCTTTCTGATTAATTTTTTGAGCAAAAACCAATACCGGAAGAAACATCAAAACAATCACAAAAACAGCTTTCATAGTAACAGCAATTTTACCAAACAAATTATCCATATAAATGTGAAGTAAACGAGGCTTTTTAAAGATTTTGAGGTAAATTTGAAAATTAATTCATAATAATTACATCGCACCGCCGTTTTCATTCAAATATTTACAATCGGCTTTCTGGAGAGTAATTATTACTATACTGCTAAAACGGTATAGTTGTTTGTTATTGAATTTTCTGTACCGGTTTCTGTTCCGGTATCCGAATATAAGAGCTTGGGTACGCATTTAATATGATATCTGAGATTTAGTTGATTCAATATCATTTGAGACGTGATATTGTGTGCGTTCCGGGGTGAGATACGGAACGCATTTTTTTATCTGCTGCGCTCATTTCTTTGTTTGTCATTTGCTTCGCGTCATTAGGTCATTCAGTCATTTTGCTAATTGGCAAAAATTGCCATGTAGCAAACCGCCCAATGACATAAAATAGAATAATGCAAAGCAAATGACCTAATGACGCGAAGCAGAATGATCTGATGACGCCCACTGGTCTCGGTACCACGCCATTGCCAGTAACACCATCCTGTTATAGGTTTCCAGTCCTTGCGGTTGATTGTTGGCTTTCAGAAAGTTGTCATAAAAAATGCTGCTTATGGCACCCAGCTTATTTTCATAGGCAAGCCAGTAGTTTCGCTCGGTGATATAATCGCTGCGCACTTCTTTGCTGATCAAAGCTTTAAGCTCCTTATGAGCAACTGTATCCCGCACGCCCAGCGAGTGCATAAATTCCTGAACGGCAAGGTGATAGGCCGAGTAGCGCAATAACCTGTCGTGCGATTTTACAGCGATGATAAAACCTGCAAAATCAGCCTCGTCCTCTGCCCCATACCCCATCTGGTGCGACATTTCATGGCAAACCACAAATGGCCTGGTAAAAACGGGCATCTGGTAGTTTACCTGCGCTTCAGAAGTAAAAGGATTATAATACCCCGAAGTACTTATATAATTTAGCAAAGGCGTAAGTATTGACGGTTTTATATCCGGATTATATGCCCTGAAATTAGCCGAATCTTTACTGATGGTGTAAATAGCGTGACGGGCGGTGTTATAAATATGCGTATTGTTTTGGGCCCAATCTGCAGGTGTTAACCGAGAACGGGTTATGTTGGCGCTGTCTATCAGCGTCCGGGTTACGGCTTTAAGATCGGCAGTGGTAAAAGCGGTATCACGGAGTCCAAATCGCTCGGAAGCAGGCAGCCTGAAATAATTCATCCCCCATAAAAGATAAAAAGCCACAATACCGGCCTGTACGCCTATAATTAGTCCTAAAAAAAGTCTGCCTGCCGTTTGAAACTGCTTTTTAAACAACAAGACTATCAACCTGATCACCGCATAAATCAAATAAAGTACTACAGCTATATATACGATATCACCAACGCTAAACGGAAATACATTTAGAATGGAATGAAAAATCCGGCAAACAATGATGTAAAAGCCATTGGCGTAATAGCGTTCAACGGCGGCAGGATGATCTGCAAAGAGCATCAGCAAAAAGATAGCTAATGCCAACGATAATATGATGATGATCCTTTTTAGTACGGGCTTTTTATTGGTTCGGCTACGCATTGTATCGGGTAAATATAGTGCTTTACCGGCATCTTAAAAATAGCTGGGTTGTCACATGCAATGACCTTTTTCATGCAAAAGGCCCCCGTTTCCGGGGGCCTTCAAAATTGTGAAAACTAAGGTTACCTAATATTTTTATTTTACAGAAACCGGAACTACAATTTTATCCCAGAACATGCAGAAGCTTTTTGCGTCTACAGTATAAACTAATCTTTCGTGCATTGGCGCTGCTTTGGTTTTAACATCTACGCGCAGGGCATCTTTTGATTCATCATATTTAAACGCGCCCCATTGTTTAGCAACCTTGTTAAAAATAACTGTCCAGGTACCGTTTTCGTTAGGGATCAGAAAAAAGCCATAAGTGCCGGCAGCCAGTGATTTACCTTCAACTTTAATATCTTTTGTTGTTGTAAACGTAGTAGCTTCGTTAGCACCGGCACGCCAAACTTTGCCATAAGCTTCAAGTCCGCCCCAAATTTTACGGCCTTTTACTGAAGGGCTTCCGTAGTTAATAGTAATGGTTGAACCTGCAGCTTTACCACTTACGCTATCGCGCGGGCTGGCTGGTTTGTTTTGAGCAAAAGTTACTGTTGATAACAATAAGGCAAAAGCGAACAGGAATGCCGCCTTAAGCTGAAATGATTTTTTCATAAGATTTCTCATAATTATTTAAGTATAAATATAGATTGAAATTTGGTTTAAAAACAACTATTCATTCAAATACCTGTAAGAGGTGATTTCAACACATAAAACACTGAAAATAAACATGTGGTGTTTAAACCATTTGAATTTTATATTGTTTAATTAATTGAAAGATCATATTGCAGTTAGGAATAGACCGGAGGGATTCATAGCCCAAAGGTTAAACAATTGTTGTGGTTTTTTTACCCTGCCTACCATGGCAGGGTTTTTTATTTACCGCCATCACTGTACCTTATACGTTAATACACTACGCCCTATATTACCCGCCTCATCAATCCCTTCTATCACCACGCGATAAGTACCCTTGCCATCTGCATTAAAAAAATCAAGCGAAACATTGCCATCTTTATCTGTCACCATATCAGGGTTCCAGTATATAGTGCTTCGAGTATCGGGCTTGTTAGCTGTTTGTTGCGAGCCTTCATAAACAGGCGAATAAAATGTACGTGCCTTATAAAATCCCTGTGCTGTATAATACAACAAACCTGGCAAAGCAATGTCCTTTACCATTCCTGAAGATGCTGACTTTCTCATTTTTATTATCAATACACCGTTTGCTCCCCTTATGCCATATATGGCAGCATCACTATTTTTTAACACTGTTATGCTTTCAACATCAACTGGATTGTAATTATTAACACTCGTTCCTGCAGGCATGGCGGTATCATCAGCAATGATAAGCATCGGTCCGGTTTGCATAACAGCATTTGCTTTATCTGCCAAAAAAGGCACCCCATCCCTCAATATAACTCCAGGTAAGCGTCCTTCCAAGCCGGTAGTCAACAAACTCTGATCCCGCACGTTTTTGTCGTCCAATGTTTCCGTAGTATGTTGCCGTTCACCAGCTCTTTTATCACTATTTATAACAGCATTAAACCCTCTCTTATTTGCATCAGCTAAATAAACAGGTTGTTGCATTGTTTGATCATTTCTTGTAATATTTGAATCTTTCACCGGACTAATGATATCTTCAGTATTAATGTTTGCTAACGTTGGCTCCAGATAAACGGATATATGAGTATTATTTCCCCCTGTAGCTGTTTTAGCTTGTATCACAAAAGTGGTTTCGTCACTATATACCATGTTCCTAAAAGCAAAGTTCCCTTCATGATCGGTGTTTTGGGACAGTAAAGCTCCACCAGCCCGGGGCATTAATGTAACTATACCGCCATCAACCGGCTTTCCCGTTGTTGTTTTTACCTGCCCGGATATATCAAACCCATTTTCGGCACTGTACACTTTGGCCGGTTTTTCATTGCTCAGTAGTTGCTTCCATTCAAATCTGCTAAAGTTTCGGGTAAGCATCAGGATATCCAGGTTGGCCCGGGTATCGTTGTTAACATTAACAAAGTAGTAATTGGGCTGCTCAATTTTTCCTTTTAGATCGGAGGTTAATAAGAGGTTCGATAATATCGTATTTTCGTCATCTTCAGCGCTGGGTACTTTACCAGCATCCACTACTGTTGCCGATAGATAACTTTTAACCGCTTCTCCGTTTTTATTTTTTGTATTAATGGAAATATGCACTTTTCCTCTTTCCGAATATAAAGTCTTATCGCAGGTTGGAGCAATTGTTAGTAAATCGGGATTCTGGATAAAGGCCAGTCGCTCATTAAGCAGTTCACCTTGTGCCGAAAAAAGTGTTACCTGTACCACTCCTGTTTTAAAATCTTTTTTATTGAGATTTAAATCAAGCACCTGGTTATCAAGAACCGCCTTTACCGACCTGACATCACCAGCCGAATATATGATTACCCCTATCTCTTTGTTCTTATTTTTAAGGTAATAAGCTTTATTGGCATTTATTTCAATACCAAGCTTATCAGCACTATCATTGTTAACCATTAACGAGATCCCCTCGTTATCAGCTTTGGGCAAATCAACTGTAGCTTTAGTGCCATCGGCATAAGTTAAATTGGCCTTATATGTTTTACCGGCTTCAGGAGTAATAAATATAAGTCCCATACCAAGGTGAGTCGATTCAAATTTAGTTACTTCCGCATTGGTATTATCAACCACAACACCTTTAACATTAACGCCCAATCCATTTGTTCCGACGGCCTTAAAGGCCAATTTGGCCGGTAT includes:
- a CDS encoding glycosyltransferase; translated protein: MILFWYSVILFVTTLGLNFYLLWGFSQIKQVSQQPLMDNPPSLSIIIPVRNEEEDLEKALQSVCHINYPNHRIIVINDRSTDRTAEILESFASHYPQLQVTTISTLPEGWLGKNNALYQGYLSNTDEWMLFADADIVFHPDAINKAVGYAVKQQLDHLTILPEVVSRSSILNSVLATFGIMLMIDMKPWEAKNPKSKASSGIGAFNLVRRTAYEKFGTHQRIKLRPDDDLQLGRIMKHDGFRQDVLAGLGYVCLEWYKNLGEFGRGVQKNSFAVANYSLAQAIFNVINMLLSVALPMPLMFIFGDTTIRIMAGIMLLFHMIYMMMVPPNKWWYAFMIPFSGFFLAWHFLKASILTVARGGIYWRDSFYSLKVLKGEE
- a CDS encoding penicillin acylase family protein, whose translation is MDNLFGKIAVTMKAVFVIVLMFLPVLVFAQKINQKEIKRAETLAKSVTIIRDNWGVPHIYGKTDAAAVFGLMYAQCEDNFKGIERNYLYQMGKQAEVDGEANLYTDVQLQLIADSADAIKDYKTSAPWFRKLLDAFADGVNYYLYKHPEVKPQVFKHFEPWYALMFTDGSVAATETGGLKLSETKDFYSIGPEKLGMLTGKPENNIYNMVNERETGSNGFAIAPSRSASGHALLYINPHVPFYFRSEVELVSNEGLNAYGAVTWGQFFIYQGFNQHCGWMHTSAYADVADLYAEKVSKKDGKWYYEYDGKLRPVVPRELLLNIKNGNQIEHRTITGYYTHHGPVLGARNGKWLALKANNRSYNALVESWLITKANSLAEYKKAMNLLSNATNSTVYADDKGNIIFWYGNYIPKRNPKYDWSLPVDGSISATEWQGVHKLSEIITNANPATGWIQNCNSSPFTGSGPSSPDKNKYPVYMGPDGENYRAITAIKILKDAKSLTLDDLIAKGYDHYLAAFDDLLPSLFKAYDAAPDSVKQSLAEPIKVLQEWDRNTAIQSVASSLAIEWGTLMMKALPPPQTDQEGTFIVRRFQTLIKTMPPAQQLALLNDVVKNLQSRFDTWKVEWGNMNCYQRPDDGITFDDNKPSIPVGLTGSGFGQLPSFQSRTMNTNKRYGYSGNSFIAVVEFGTRLRAKSIVNGGSSFDPASKNFTDQEQGIIDGKFKDVLFYKKDVLKHAQHTYHPGDYFK
- a CDS encoding carboxypeptidase-like regulatory domain-containing protein, with protein sequence MKKIILLLLAALCFSVPVLSQNSQRLSPVISLDTAVSRLQTLSADKAIEKPYLHFDKPYYNAGDTLYFKAYVTLGEQHELSKLSGILHVDLISPTGSLLKSISLQLANGLAVGDFSLPNTLPGGSYRIRAYTKWMLNNGQVNFFDRRININNGPPAGNKAGIAKAGVEFFPEGGRFVSSIPAKLAFKAVGTNGLGVNVKGVVVDNTNAEVTKFESTHLGMGLIFITPEAGKTYKANLTYADGTKATVDLPKADNEGISLMVNNDSADKLGIEINANKAYYLKNKNKEIGVIIYSAGDVRSVKAVLDNQVLDLNLNKKDFKTGVVQVTLFSAQGELLNERLAFIQNPDLLTIAPTCDKTLYSERGKVHISINTKNKNGEAVKSYLSATVVDAGKVPSAEDDENTILSNLLLTSDLKGKIEQPNYYFVNVNNDTRANLDILMLTRNFSRFEWKQLLSNEKPAKVYSAENGFDISGQVKTTTGKPVDGGIVTLMPRAGGALLSQNTDHEGNFAFRNMVYSDETTFVIQAKTATGGNNTHISVYLEPTLANINTEDIISPVKDSNITRNDQTMQQPVYLADANKRGFNAVINSDKRAGERQHTTETLDDKNVRDQSLLTTGLEGRLPGVILRDGVPFLADKANAVMQTGPMLIIADDTAMPAGTSVNNYNPVDVESITVLKNSDAAIYGIRGANGVLIIKMRKSASSGMVKDIALPGLLYYTAQGFYKARTFYSPVYEGSQQTANKPDTRSTIYWNPDMVTDKDGNVSLDFFNADGKGTYRVVIEGIDEAGNIGRSVLTYKVQ
- a CDS encoding GIY-YIG nuclease family protein; translation: MLYTGVTNDLERRLQEHYYGIDQVDSFTAKYKCYHLVWYERHQYINHAIEREKEIKGWVRTKKIALIEQENPNWHFLNKDIMEWPPKLNE
- a CDS encoding DUF2911 domain-containing protein produces the protein MKKSFQLKAAFLFAFALLLSTVTFAQNKPASPRDSVSGKAAGSTITINYGSPSVKGRKIWGGLEAYGKVWRAGANEATTFTTTKDIKVEGKSLAAGTYGFFLIPNENGTWTVIFNKVAKQWGAFKYDESKDALRVDVKTKAAPMHERLVYTVDAKSFCMFWDKIVVPVSVK
- a CDS encoding sugar phosphate isomerase/epimerase family protein, giving the protein MENISRKKFIASAALAAAGLPFGLSALAKEATPYPGEFAGNPSPDEKIKLSIFSKHMHWLNYTDMAALTAQLGFDGIDLTVRPDGHVLPERVADDLPKAVEAIEKAGLKVYTIVTNIKTPDEKDTELILKTASALGIKYYRTAWFNYDKTISIQANIKAINKQLASLANLNKKYGMHGGYQNHSGDLFGASQWDLWLSLEGLDPKNIGCQYDVRHATTEGADTWPVTLDLLKAYSKTVNVKDFYWEKKGDKWQVKSVPLGEGMVDFKKYFSLLKQYNINGPMSLHCEYPLGGAEDGARKLTISKEEFSAALKKDLVKLRGWLAEHDL
- a CDS encoding DUF3810 domain-containing protein, which codes for MRSRTNKKPVLKRIIIILSLALAIFLLMLFADHPAAVERYYANGFYIIVCRIFHSILNVFPFSVGDIVYIAVVLYLIYAVIRLIVLLFKKQFQTAGRLFLGLIIGVQAGIVAFYLLWGMNYFRLPASERFGLRDTAFTTADLKAVTRTLIDSANITRSRLTPADWAQNNTHIYNTARHAIYTISKDSANFRAYNPDIKPSILTPLLNYISTSGYYNPFTSEAQVNYQMPVFTRPFVVCHEMSHQMGYGAEDEADFAGFIIAVKSHDRLLRYSAYHLAVQEFMHSLGVRDTVAHKELKALISKEVRSDYITERNYWLAYENKLGAISSIFYDNFLKANNQPQGLETYNRMVLLAMAWYRDQWASSDHSASRH